In one window of Clarias gariepinus isolate MV-2021 ecotype Netherlands chromosome 10, CGAR_prim_01v2, whole genome shotgun sequence DNA:
- the gpr101 gene encoding probable G-protein coupled receptor 101: MSATQHPSMNYNLSAVPWDPGALHPPSLTNSAVKMVAISAIVCMSLFGNVVVLLVFQRKPQLLHVANRFVLNLLLADLLQTVLVMPFVIAATVPEVWPLDARLCQALVVLMHLFAFTGVNTIIVVSVDRYLAIIHPLSYPTRMTPHLGTNLIALTWLLSLLQSTPPLYGWGAIDFDRHHNACTMVWSSSHSYSALVAALSFWLPVAIMLCCYWMVFRAARRQNALVHPVQTNHPPDLGSSPRRQQQQPEQESSFSATNTSRNRHRRFHYHCKAARVVFVIMASYVLSMGPYSVLSTISIRSSTTVPPWLASLALVLFFLQCCLHPYIYGYMHRSVRKEFMALLCGPRCGQTRPGRGSAVDSCFTVTDGRSAQMHIPNHMTHMCSLQTWEEGTTSSSPIERRSRESHKEMTSESLSSEKELTLHNTK, encoded by the coding sequence ATGTCCGCAACACAGCATCCTAGCATGAATTATAACTTGAGTGCGGTGCCCTGGGACCCTGGCGCCCTTCATCCGCCTTCGCTGACAAATAGTGCTGTGAAGATGGTGGCCATTTCAGCTATTGTGTGCATGTCTCTCTTTGGCAATGTGGTGGTACTGCTGGTGTTCCAAAGAAAGCCACAGCTCCTGCATGTGGCCAACCGCTTTGTGCTCAACCTACTGCTGGCTGATCTGCTACAAACAGTACTCGTCATGCCGTTTGTTATTGCTGCCACTGTTCCTGAGGTCTGGCCACTGGACGCCCGTCTGTGTCAAGCTCTAGTGGTGCTCATGCACCTTTTTGCTTTCACTGGGGTGAACACTATTATCGTTGTGTCTGTGGACCGCTACTTAGCCATTATCCATCCCCTGTCATATCCTACACGGATGACGCCTCACCTGGGCACTAACCTGATTGCTCTTACCTGGCTGTTGAGCTTGCTGCAGAGCACACCACCTCTCTATGGCTGGGGAGCTATCGATTTCGACCGACACCATAATGCCTGCACCATGGTATGGTCCTCCAGTCATTCATACTCAGCACTGGTGGCTGCTCTTTCCTTCTGGCTGCCTGTGGCCATCATGCTTTGCTGCTATTGGATGGTGTTCAGGGCAGCCCGGCGGCAGAATGCTTTGGTGCACCCTGTTCAAACCAACCACCCTCCAGATTTAGGCTCCAGTCCCCGtaggcagcagcagcagcctgaaCAAGAAAGCTCTTTCTCAGCTACAAATACATCCAGAAACAGGCACAGGCGCTTCCACTACCACTGCAAGGCAGCTAGGGTGGTTTTCGTCATCATGGCCTCCTATGTGCTCAGCATGGGCCCGTACAGTGTTTTGAGCACCATTTCCATACGCTCCAGCACTACCGTCCCACCATGGCTGGCCTCACTGGCACTTGTCCTCTTTTTTCTGCAGTGTTGCCTGCACCCATACATCTACGGCTACATGCACCGCAGTGTGCGCAAGGAGTTCATGGCTTTGCTCTGTGGACCACGATGCGGACAAACCCGTCCAGGGCGAGGATCGGCTGTGGACAGTTGCTTCACAGTGACAGATGGTCGGTCAGCACAGATGCACATCCCCAATCACATGACCCATATGTGCTCCCTCCAGACTTGGGAGGAAGGAACAACATCGTCCTCACCTATAGAACGGAGATCAAGGGAGAGCCACAAAGAGATGACGTCTGAGAGCCTGAGCTCTGAGAAGGAGCTTACTCTTCATAACACCAAGTGA